Genomic DNA from Niabella ginsenosidivorans:
GGGGCCTGCCGAACTGTTGATGAAGCCCCGAGTGATGGCTATTAATGTCCTTCGTCAGGCACAGGGCGACATTGATTTTCATTTATTGAAACCCCTTGTCATGAACAGGCACAAATAACAGGAAAATTAAGTTCTTTAAAATGACAGGTTCCTTGCAAGCGTCACCCTGGGTGGAGCGCAGCGAAACCGAGGGGTCTATAACTCTGTAGAGATTTACCTTCGGTGAAATTGTTCTCCACTACGCTTCGCTACGAAATGACGGTCTTGTATATTATTGGTTTCAAAACAATAATATACTTGTCTTTAACAATCCTGTTGGCACAGAAGCCGGGCTAAAAAATAAATAAAAAATACGGATGATGAAAAGAAGAATCAACCTGATAGCTGTTGTTTTGCTGTTGATCAGCACTAAAGCTGCAGCACAAACCTCCCGCTGGAAGCAGGGTATCCTTGCTGATGAATTTATTTATGACACCGCCTCTTTTCCCCAGGCGCATGCGGCTACCATTGCCGAAACGCCTGATGGACTGATTGCTGCCTGGTTTGGCGGTACGAAAGAGGGAAATAAAGATGTGTGTATCTGGACAAGCCGCCTGGTTCATGATCATTGGACAGCGCCGGAACTGGCGGCTGACGGTGTACTGAATGATTCTACCCGTTATGCCTGCTATAACCCGGTGCTGTACTATGCGCCAACGGGTGAGCTGTTGCTGTTCTACAAGATCGGCCCTAATGTTGGGGGGTGGACGGGCTGGCTGAAACGTTCCAGCAACAATGGGAAGACCTGGAGCAAAAGGGAAGCGCTGCCGGAGGGCTTCCTGGGGCCGGTCAAAAATAAACCAGAGCTCATCAACGGGGTCCTGATCTGTCCTTCCAGTACAGAAAAGAACGGATGGAAAGTGCATTTTGAATATACAAAGGATTGGGGCCATACCTGGACCAAATCGGCCCCCATCAATGACGGTATAAAGTTTTCAGCCATACAGCCTTCCATTTTAAAATATAAGAATGGTACTCTGCAGGTGCTGGGCCGTACACGAAATACGGTCATCTATCAGAGCTGGAGCAAAGACAATGGCAAAACATGGTCCGAAATGACAGCGCTGGACCTGCCCAATAACAATTCCGGTACAGATGCAGTTACACTGAAAGACGGGCGCCAGCTGCTGGTGTACAATCATGTATTGCCGGACTCCTCCTGGAAGAAAGGAAAAGGCCCGCGCACGCCTTTGAACGTAGCAATTTCAAAAGATGGGAAAAAGTGGTATGCGGCACTGGTACTGGAAGACTCGCCCATCAGCCAGTATTCCTATCCTTCCGTTATTCAGGGAAAAGATGGCATGGTACATATTGTATATACCTGGCGCCGGCAGAAAATAAAATATGTAAAGATTGATCCGTCCAAACTAAAACTGACTCCCATAAAAAATAAGAAATGGCCGGGACTGGTTGCACCTAAAGGAACCGTAACAAACGATTAGCCGGAACAATGACATGCACAGTTATCCAAGCCAATGAGCTACCGGTACATATCTTTTACTAACGGGAGACTGCGGCAGCCAGGCAGCATGTGCTTCAATGAGCCCTTTCAGTAAGCCCAGCTATAACTTTTCATAGGAGTCGTCCGCGTGCGTGGGCAGTCATCAGCCAGCCGGCGGATGGCGAAGCCTTTTTATGCGCATATTTATTATTGTTTTTGGCGCTTATGAGCCCCCTTCGGTCGGCTGGCAACCTTTTTTGGCATCAAAAGGTTGAAAGGAAATTTGATGAGTTGTAGTTCTGTCATTATCTCAATGACTTTGTAATTCTATTAAGACCAATTAAATTTTAAAAAGTATGGTCGTCCTGAATCCAACCGGATGACCCGGTTGGATAGGCTTACTGCTTACCCGCAGTGGGGGGAAGGTTTTTTTCAAATGAACCATGGCTCGACAAGCTGTTAATGACAAGTTTTTTATTGTATTGAAATCCAACAACATACAAGATCGTCGTCTCGACCGAGTTCGGAGAACGAGCGGAGAGATCTCTGTAACAGATGAGATCCCTCTGCGCACCCGCTGAAAGCAGGTTTGGTCGGGGTGACGATTAAAAAACTTGTCATCCGAATGAACTTAAATGAAACGCTTTTATGGTTGCCTCACCAGGACATTGTTTATTAAACAGACTTTAATCTAAAAGATGGGTGTGCTAAAAAAATGCGTAAAAATTTGTGTAGCTGAATAACTACATATATATTTGTAGGCAAATAGCTACATAATGAACTTGAGACGAGATGTTTTCCAGGCCATAGCAGATCCTACAAGAAGGGCTATACTGCTGCTGATAGCAGCACAATCTATGACCGCAGGCGCTATTGCCGCTAATTTTGATACAGCCCGCCCCACTGTTTCCAAACACCTGCAAATACTTACGGAATGCGGATTGCTGCGGCAGGAGCAGAATGGCCGGGAGATGTATTACCACTTTAATCCAAAAAAAATGAAAGAAGTAGCCGATTTTATTGAACCCTTCCGTAAAATGTGGGATGACCGGTTTAACAAACTGGAAAGTATTATGAAAAACTATAAATCAAAAAAATAAAACAATATGGAACAAAAAACAAAGATCCTTGCTGAAGACGGCAAACAGGAAATAAAGATCACGCGCGAATTTGAGCTGCCCCTTATTTTATTGTTTAAGGCATTTTCAGAACCTGAGATCGTGGAACAGTGGATGGGCACCAAAGTGCTGAAGATGGAAAACAGGCAGCACGGCGGTTACCAGTTTGAAACAACGGATGCCAAAGGCAATGTGGTATTCCGGGCCAATGGTTCCATCCATGAGTTTGTACCGGATCAGAAAATTACCCGCACTTTTGAAATGGAGAATGCTCCCTTTGGCGTACAACTGGAATTCCTGGAATTTGAACCGCTGTCCATTGATACCAGCAGGCTCACCATGCAGGTAATCTACCG
This window encodes:
- a CDS encoding SRPBCC family protein; amino-acid sequence: MEQKTKILAEDGKQEIKITREFELPLILLFKAFSEPEIVEQWMGTKVLKMENRQHGGYQFETTDAKGNVVFRANGSIHEFVPDQKITRTFEMENAPFGVQLEFLEFEPLSIDTSRLTMQVIYRSAALRDENLKLPFAYGINMAHNRLEEVVSRLK
- a CDS encoding ArsR/SmtB family transcription factor; protein product: MNLRRDVFQAIADPTRRAILLLIAAQSMTAGAIAANFDTARPTVSKHLQILTECGLLRQEQNGREMYYHFNPKKMKEVADFIEPFRKMWDDRFNKLESIMKNYKSKK
- a CDS encoding sialidase family protein, whose product is MMKRRINLIAVVLLLISTKAAAQTSRWKQGILADEFIYDTASFPQAHAATIAETPDGLIAAWFGGTKEGNKDVCIWTSRLVHDHWTAPELAADGVLNDSTRYACYNPVLYYAPTGELLLFYKIGPNVGGWTGWLKRSSNNGKTWSKREALPEGFLGPVKNKPELINGVLICPSSTEKNGWKVHFEYTKDWGHTWTKSAPINDGIKFSAIQPSILKYKNGTLQVLGRTRNTVIYQSWSKDNGKTWSEMTALDLPNNNSGTDAVTLKDGRQLLVYNHVLPDSSWKKGKGPRTPLNVAISKDGKKWYAALVLEDSPISQYSYPSVIQGKDGMVHIVYTWRRQKIKYVKIDPSKLKLTPIKNKKWPGLVAPKGTVTND